In Amycolatopsis sp. FBCC-B4732, the genomic stretch CCTCGCCGACGCCCGTGCCCTCGCGGCGGCGATCGACAAGGACCTGGCCGTCACGACCGACATGCCTGACGACCCCCCGGTTCCGCTGCTGATCGACGAGTCCCGCCACGCCCGGATGCTGGTCCTGGGCGCCACCGGCTCCGGCGGGTTCACCGGCATGCTGGTCGGCGGCACCGCCGGCACGGTCGCGGCGCACGGGCACTGCCCGGTCGTGGTCGTCCGCGGCCGCCGCCGCTCCGCGGTCGTCCCGGACTCGGGTCCGGTCGTCGTCGGCGTCGACGGCAGCCCGAACAGCGAGCAGGCCATTGGAGTCGCGTTCGAGGAAGCTTCGCTGCGGGGCGTGCCGCTGGTCGCGGCGCACGCCTGGAACGACGTCGCCTACGAGGACACCCGCGGCACGGCCCGGATCCTGACCCAGCCGGCCACCCTCGAAGAAGACGAGGAGCGACTGCTGGT encodes the following:
- a CDS encoding universal stress protein, translated to MSAIDPRITVGVDGSAGSSAAVVWAAKLASLRHLELRIVHGLQIAGLYYGGGLSGVGAATLFDAIRADAEKHLADARALAAAIDKDLAVTTDMPDDPPVPLLIDESRHARMLVLGATGSGGFTGMLVGGTAGTVAAHGHCPVVVVRGRRRSAVVPDSGPVVVGVDGSPNSEQAIGVAFEEASLRGVPLVAAHAWNDVAYEDTRGTARILTQPATLEEDEERLLVQRLAGWQEKYPDVEIRRLLVRERARHVLLEASETAQLVVVGSRGRGGFTGMLLGSTSQALVQHAQCPVLVVRPEKKA